The genomic DNA TCTATAAAGATGGAAAAATAGAAGCGTTTTAATGGTGGCATTATAGGATAAGCAGAGTTTTTACAGAAGATGATAAAACCTTTATCTTTTTCAAATATGATTAAAATTTCCTTACATTTGTAGTTTCTTAGTAGAACGCTTATGGCATTAGATATCATCAATTTAACCAAGAGATATGGCGAGCAAGTGGCTCTTAATCAGATCAATATCCATATTGAGAAGAATGAAATTATAGGGCTCTTAGGTCCCAATGGCGCAGGAAAATCCACTTTGATGAAAACCATAGCTGGCGTGTTGGATATTGAATCTGGCGAAGTCATTTTAAACGGAAAATCGCTTCATTCGGATGAGATTTGGTCAAAGCGACACATTGGATTTTTGCCAGAAAACAATCCATTATATATGGAGATGTATGTTAAGGAGTATCTCGGTTTTGTAGCAGATTTACATCATATTTCTCATAAAGAAGTAGAGCGTGTTATTGATTTGGTGGGAATTACACCTGAAAAATCAAAAAAAATACACCAACTATCCAAGGGATATAAACAGCGGGTGGGTATTGCTCAAGCCATCATTCATCAACCAGAATTACTGATTTTAGATGAACCCACCAACGGTTTGGACCCCAACCAAATTTTAGAAATTAGAAACCTCATTAAAACCATTGGAGAGAACAAAACGGTGTTGCTTTCTACCCACATTATGCAGGAGGTGGAGGCGCTTTGCACGCGTGTTATTTTGATCCATCAAGGGCGAATTTTGCAAGACGCACCGATTGAAGATTTTAAAAATAAATTCCAAAGTTTGGAGGAGGCATTTTCAGCGTATACGATGGCGTAGCGTTACAAAATTAAAACCGATATTCCATCAGAAAATCATCCATTACAAAGCCATTGCCGATGTCAAAAATCCCCTC from Riemerella columbina includes the following:
- a CDS encoding ABC transporter ATP-binding protein; protein product: MALDIINLTKRYGEQVALNQINIHIEKNEIIGLLGPNGAGKSTLMKTIAGVLDIESGEVILNGKSLHSDEIWSKRHIGFLPENNPLYMEMYVKEYLGFVADLHHISHKEVERVIDLVGITPEKSKKIHQLSKGYKQRVGIAQAIIHQPELLILDEPTNGLDPNQILEIRNLIKTIGENKTVLLSTHIMQEVEALCTRVILIHQGRILQDAPIEDFKNKFQSLEEAFSAYTMA